A genome region from Candidatus Saganbacteria bacterium includes the following:
- a CDS encoding serine/threonine protein kinase: protein MAVAATVRAQTLGIRYRGFSRIAVEHPRLANIAKFGTPIASAGFSAFSYYLLTFAALIPDALMTAGAGFGVGVFLAAIGSLVSQKGQAAAAAEENLARADAAEAALQASRLALLGTQEMNVLGLSVDARLKSIRREIADLKSGIEKNQSLLIIRRKEVSRQSKMGETQDAIIGAAAREGIEHDVKTLPGRIEGQENELRGLEISEAQTERSLFPSALITDIEELGKGGMGQVQVGYCPKLGKKVVLKTMLSDKLDKEALREAKERFKREALSQSQIFDPNVAKIYGYSEETKTDSGGQTYIVYTIYQEYIEGMDLTKYLDALEGRPRPVIDILSLFLQIAKGVAATHAKNIIHRDLKPDNVRVSGLKFAKLIDFGIAKAAKEHGENAGGTQLTASGNIIGTPQYMAPEQILPGGSRRIGPKTDVFALGIILFEMLTGKRPYQGTQIDQSSGAWEQADEQSLQSLQILLRTISAFGNRTAYPFPVISKTLGEHHELQILVERMTENNVEQRIPLSEAIKEINELIANFSKQKIFAI, encoded by the coding sequence ATGGCAGTAGCTGCAACAGTTAGAGCTCAAACTTTAGGAATAAGATATAGAGGATTTTCAAGGATCGCAGTAGAGCATCCGCGGCTCGCAAATATTGCAAAGTTTGGAACTCCTATTGCTTCTGCCGGATTTTCCGCATTCAGCTATTATTTATTAACATTCGCAGCGCTTATTCCTGATGCACTGATGACAGCGGGAGCTGGCTTTGGAGTTGGCGTCTTTTTAGCGGCGATCGGTTCTCTTGTTTCACAAAAAGGGCAAGCAGCTGCAGCGGCTGAAGAAAATTTGGCGCGTGCGGATGCCGCAGAAGCCGCGCTTCAGGCAAGCCGGCTTGCATTACTGGGAACGCAAGAGATGAACGTTCTTGGGCTCTCGGTAGATGCGCGTTTGAAATCGATAAGAAGAGAAATAGCTGACCTGAAAAGCGGCATAGAGAAAAATCAAAGTCTGCTGATAATCAGGCGTAAAGAGGTATCGCGGCAAAGCAAGATGGGCGAAACCCAGGATGCAATAATCGGAGCCGCAGCCAGAGAAGGTATTGAGCACGATGTCAAAACTTTGCCGGGCAGAATAGAAGGGCAAGAAAATGAATTAAGAGGGCTTGAGATCAGCGAAGCGCAGACGGAAAGGTCGCTATTTCCAAGCGCTCTCATTACAGACATCGAAGAATTGGGAAAAGGCGGGATGGGTCAGGTTCAGGTTGGATATTGTCCGAAACTCGGCAAAAAAGTGGTGCTAAAAACAATGCTTTCGGATAAGCTTGACAAAGAGGCATTAAGGGAAGCAAAGGAACGGTTTAAGAGAGAAGCCCTGTCCCAATCGCAGATATTTGACCCAAATGTCGCAAAAATTTATGGATATTCCGAAGAGACAAAGACCGACAGCGGCGGGCAAACATATATTGTTTACACTATTTACCAGGAATACATTGAAGGCATGGATCTTACAAAATATTTGGATGCGCTCGAGGGGCGGCCGCGGCCGGTGATCGATATCCTTAGCCTATTTTTACAGATCGCAAAGGGTGTTGCCGCGACGCACGCAAAAAACATTATCCACCGGGACCTTAAGCCTGACAATGTGAGGGTCAGCGGCTTGAAATTTGCAAAATTGATCGATTTTGGCATTGCCAAAGCGGCTAAAGAACACGGAGAAAACGCCGGAGGAACGCAGCTGACGGCGTCCGGGAATATTATAGGAACGCCGCAATACATGGCGCCCGAGCAAATTCTTCCTGGAGGCAGTAGGAGAATCGGCCCAAAAACGGACGTTTTTGCGCTCGGAATTATTTTATTTGAAATGCTTACGGGAAAGCGCCCTTATCAGGGAACCCAGATCGACCAATCATCCGGCGCTTGGGAGCAAGCAGACGAGCAATCGTTGCAATCCCTGCAAATCCTTCTCCGCACAATATCGGCTTTTGGCAACAGGACAGCGTATCCGTTCCCTGTAATTTCGAAAACTTTAGGGGAACACCATGAATTACAGATACTTGTTGAAAGAATGACAGAAAATAACGTCGAACAAAGAATTCCATTGAGCGAAGCGATCAAAGAAATTAATGAATTAATAGCCAATTTTTCTAAACAGAAGATTTTCGCAATCTAA